In a genomic window of Thermosynechococcus sp. CL-1:
- a CDS encoding argininosuccinate synthase, with product MGRAEKVILAYSGGVDTSVCIPYLKHEWGVKEVITLAADLGQGDELEPIRQKALDAGASASLVADAKAEFIRNYAFPAIQANALYENRYPLSTALARPLIAKLLVDAAAEYGADAVAHGCTGKGNDQVRFDVAIAALNPNLKVLAPAREWGMSREETIAYGERFGIPAPVKKSSPYSIDRNLLGRSIEAGPLEDPWIEPLEEIYLMTQAIENTPNSPEYVDIGFEVGIPVSLDGRSLDPVTLVSELNERVGRHGFGRIDMIENRLVGIKSREIYEAPALLVLIDAHRDLESLTLTADVTQYKRGIEETYSRLVYNGLWYSPLKEALDAFIQQTQQRVTGTVRVKLFKGTARVVGRQSPYSLYTPDLATYGAEDQFDHRAAEGFIYVWGLPTRVWAEKLRQG from the coding sequence ATGGGGCGTGCAGAAAAAGTCATTTTGGCCTATTCGGGGGGAGTGGATACCTCTGTGTGTATTCCCTATCTCAAGCACGAGTGGGGCGTGAAGGAAGTCATTACCCTCGCCGCTGATTTAGGACAGGGGGATGAACTGGAACCCATTCGCCAAAAAGCCCTTGATGCTGGTGCCAGTGCCTCGCTGGTGGCCGATGCCAAAGCTGAATTCATCCGCAACTATGCCTTTCCAGCCATTCAGGCCAACGCCCTCTACGAAAATCGCTATCCCCTCTCGACGGCCCTTGCTCGCCCCCTGATTGCCAAGCTCTTGGTGGATGCGGCTGCTGAGTATGGTGCCGATGCCGTTGCCCACGGCTGTACAGGGAAAGGCAATGATCAAGTCCGCTTTGATGTGGCGATCGCCGCCCTGAATCCCAACCTCAAGGTCTTGGCACCCGCTCGCGAATGGGGCATGAGCCGTGAAGAAACCATTGCCTACGGCGAACGCTTTGGCATTCCCGCCCCTGTGAAAAAATCTTCTCCCTACAGCATTGACCGCAATCTTTTGGGACGCAGTATTGAAGCAGGCCCCCTTGAGGATCCGTGGATTGAACCCCTTGAGGAAATCTATTTGATGACCCAAGCCATTGAAAATACCCCCAACTCCCCGGAGTATGTGGATATTGGTTTTGAGGTCGGAATTCCCGTCAGCCTCGATGGCCGCTCCCTCGATCCCGTAACGCTAGTGAGTGAACTCAATGAGCGGGTGGGGCGCCACGGCTTTGGTCGCATTGACATGATTGAAAATCGCCTTGTCGGCATTAAATCCCGCGAAATTTACGAAGCCCCTGCCCTCTTGGTGCTCATTGACGCCCACCGCGATTTGGAAAGTTTGACCCTGACCGCCGATGTGACGCAGTACAAACGGGGGATTGAAGAGACATACAGCCGCCTAGTCTATAACGGCCTCTGGTACAGCCCCCTCAAGGAAGCCTTGGATGCTTTTATTCAACAGACCCAGCAGCGGGTGACGGGTACCGTGCGCGTCAAACTCTTTAAGGGAACCGCACGGGTGGTGGGGCGGCAATCTCCCTACTCCCTCTACACGCCCGACTTGGCTACCTATGGTGCCGAGGATCAATTTGATCACAGGGCAGCCGAGGGCTTTATCTATGTGTGGGGGCTACCCACCCGTGTCTGGGCAGAAAAACTGCGCCAAGGCTAA
- a CDS encoding CCA tRNA nucleotidyltransferase, with protein MIVVQPFDFSRWPIAVSDLPADTYLVGGAVRDALLGRTTLYPDLDFIVPADAIALTKKLADKYKAGLVVLDRQRQIARLVFANTSVDIAQRHGETLLTDLSDRDFRLNAIAYDIHHHHIVDPLGGLLDLQRRQIHYVAPENLAADPLRLLRAYRQAAQLQFTITPETRQVIQILAPQLRRVAPERVRVELSYLLSAVEGAAQVTLAFRDGVLAVWLPSVTEERITHYHALESTLANFPFPALWPALTTSIAATTAPGEPQRRTLAALAKLTCLVNASDRQAAEELTALTYTTDEIRIVQVLCRLLNHWLVPLEQPLNREQAFYLFRAAGSYFPAFVALALSRGIPKAHLVPLVKGWLDPKDAIAHPPQLVRGADLVEVFQVSPGPRVGELLRAVEAAQARGEISDRPQALAYVAQLLKSATEPRHR; from the coding sequence ATGATCGTTGTTCAGCCCTTTGATTTTAGTCGCTGGCCGATCGCCGTCAGTGATTTACCTGCCGATACCTACCTCGTGGGTGGAGCGGTGCGGGATGCGCTCCTCGGTCGGACAACGTTGTACCCCGACTTGGATTTTATTGTGCCGGCGGATGCCATTGCCCTGACCAAAAAACTAGCGGATAAGTACAAGGCTGGCTTAGTGGTTTTGGATCGGCAGCGGCAGATTGCCCGCTTAGTTTTTGCCAACACCAGCGTGGATATTGCCCAGCGGCATGGTGAGACGCTCTTAACGGATTTGAGCGATCGCGATTTTCGCCTCAATGCCATTGCCTACGACATTCACCACCACCACATTGTCGATCCCCTCGGTGGCCTTTTGGATTTGCAACGCCGCCAAATTCACTATGTCGCACCAGAAAATCTCGCTGCTGATCCACTGCGACTCCTACGCGCCTATCGCCAAGCCGCCCAACTGCAATTTACGATTACGCCCGAAACGCGGCAGGTGATCCAAATCCTTGCCCCCCAACTGCGACGAGTCGCCCCAGAACGGGTGCGGGTGGAACTCAGCTATCTCCTCAGTGCCGTTGAGGGTGCGGCCCAAGTGACCCTCGCCTTTCGGGATGGGGTGTTGGCGGTGTGGCTGCCGTCGGTCACCGAGGAGCGGATTACCCACTACCATGCCCTTGAATCCACCCTAGCGAATTTTCCCTTCCCAGCCCTTTGGCCGGCGCTAACGACATCGATTGCCGCAACAACTGCCCCCGGCGAACCCCAACGGCGAACCCTAGCGGCTTTGGCCAAGCTCACCTGCCTCGTGAATGCCAGCGATCGCCAAGCGGCCGAGGAACTAACTGCCCTCACCTACACCACCGATGAAATTCGCATTGTCCAAGTTCTGTGCCGACTGCTCAACCACTGGCTAGTCCCCCTCGAACAGCCCCTGAACCGCGAGCAAGCCTTCTATCTATTTCGCGCGGCGGGTAGCTATTTTCCAGCCTTTGTTGCCCTTGCCCTTAGTCGTGGCATCCCCAAAGCGCATCTAGTGCCCTTGGTCAAAGGGTGGTTAGACCCCAAGGATGCCATTGCCCATCCCCCCCAATTGGTGCGGGGTGCCGATCTGGTAGAAGTGTTTCAGGTCTCGCCGGGGCCGCGTGTGGGTGAATTGTTGCGAGCTGTGGAAGCAGCCCAAGCGCGGGGAGAAATTAGCGATCGCCCCCAAGCCCTCGCCTATGTGGCACAACTCCTCAAGAGTGCAACTGAACCAAGACACCGTTAG
- a CDS encoding YciI family protein, whose amino-acid sequence MPWFVKIERGIVDKATFDRHVGAHRAYVRALIAAGHQARTGYWAERGGGMLLFQADSRKAAEEIVARDPLVQHQCVQYELHEWCIVEAPD is encoded by the coding sequence ATGCCATGGTTTGTCAAAATTGAACGCGGTATTGTGGACAAGGCCACCTTTGATCGCCACGTTGGTGCCCATCGCGCCTATGTGCGCGCCCTCATTGCCGCAGGGCATCAAGCCCGCACGGGATACTGGGCTGAGCGAGGGGGTGGCATGTTGTTGTTTCAGGCCGATTCCCGCAAGGCGGCTGAGGAAATTGTTGCCCGCGATCCCCTCGTCCAACACCAGTGTGTGCAGTACGAACTCCATGAGTGGTGTATTGTCGAAGCACCCGATTAG
- a CDS encoding pentapeptide repeat-containing protein has translation MTLETLLSEFARGVRNFRGVNLAGSVFPLVQLSHIDLAGANLQGINWSGADLIKANLANANLRGANLIGADLSGANLTDANLQEAMLSGAILVGAYLSRANLQRAVLSGAILKGAVLHDSNLKDTNVVGADLSEADLTGAIARRQDLEEAKLSGTILPNGEVVFDEGDIEEVPLPTPTPMAKPMATANETTVIEWTNEQVIQMLILQQHPLPSTYQSADLKVASLGNHCYQLRTVTETVVAVVEGESVANEKVTLFAEAPFADVVASVLQAHSFLPTQYISDPVPAWQYEQVPIPRGSEVRLGTARQLWKTWWLLLKSTATGQEPAQLQLLVGKEWQPICDIAFSPSAGGGLIIKTATGDRHYPADASLIWLESVQSGSPTTTAPAPTPTAPLWNGVLKFENNCLTIQTAAGSVCVRGENLTVTIGGQAIDLTQL, from the coding sequence ATGACCCTTGAAACCTTGTTAAGCGAATTTGCCCGTGGGGTGCGAAATTTCCGTGGTGTCAATTTGGCGGGCAGTGTGTTTCCGTTGGTGCAACTCAGCCATATTGATTTGGCGGGAGCCAATCTGCAGGGTATCAACTGGAGCGGGGCAGATTTGATCAAAGCGAACCTTGCCAATGCCAATCTGCGAGGCGCCAATCTGATTGGTGCAGATCTGAGTGGTGCTAATCTGACCGATGCCAACTTGCAGGAAGCCATGCTCAGTGGCGCCATCCTAGTGGGTGCCTACCTCTCGCGCGCCAATTTGCAGCGGGCAGTGCTCAGTGGAGCAATCCTCAAGGGGGCGGTGCTCCATGACAGTAACCTCAAGGATACAAATGTGGTGGGGGCAGATCTCTCAGAGGCGGATCTGACCGGGGCGATCGCCCGCCGTCAAGACTTAGAGGAAGCCAAGCTCTCAGGAACTATACTGCCCAATGGCGAAGTGGTCTTTGATGAAGGGGACATTGAAGAGGTACCGTTGCCCACTCCAACGCCAATGGCTAAGCCAATGGCAACCGCTAACGAAACCACTGTGATTGAGTGGACCAATGAGCAGGTGATCCAAATGCTGATCCTGCAACAACACCCCCTGCCCAGTACCTACCAAAGTGCTGATTTGAAGGTGGCTAGCCTCGGCAACCACTGTTATCAATTGCGCACGGTTACGGAAACGGTGGTGGCGGTGGTAGAAGGTGAGAGTGTGGCCAATGAGAAAGTAACCCTTTTTGCCGAGGCGCCCTTTGCCGATGTGGTGGCCAGTGTCCTCCAAGCCCATTCCTTCTTGCCCACACAATACATCAGTGACCCCGTGCCTGCATGGCAGTACGAGCAAGTACCCATTCCCCGCGGCAGTGAAGTCCGTTTGGGAACGGCACGGCAGCTCTGGAAAACGTGGTGGTTACTCTTGAAGTCCACGGCTACAGGGCAGGAGCCAGCACAGCTACAACTGTTGGTGGGCAAGGAGTGGCAGCCCATTTGCGATATTGCCTTTTCACCGTCGGCGGGCGGTGGTCTGATTATCAAAACGGCTACGGGCGATCGCCACTATCCTGCCGATGCGTCGCTGATTTGGCTAGAAAGTGTCCAGTCTGGCTCACCCACAACCACTGCCCCAGCGCCCACCCCCACAGCACCTCTCTGGAATGGTGTCCTGAAATTTGAAAATAACTGCTTAACGATTCAAACGGCGGCGGGATCCGTCTGTGTGCGGGGGGAAAATTTGACGGTCACCATCGGTGGTCAGGCGATCGATCTAACCCAGCTCTAA
- a CDS encoding extracellular solute-binding protein, with protein sequence MQRRQFCQGLFALGAIALSGCQASAKGGLTVHLLRKSLPPQLIQRFRQQAGVGVHLRLQETPQALAHTLAAGNLGSAVLSLGDAWLPEAVAKGQIAPIPKQLIQNGFDWAEPLQPFVKLISKEDALWGLPYRWGATALIYRRDFFADLGWEPKDWDALWHPAVQGHYSLLNTPREVIGLTLKALGRSYNAPPTHPQLRERLSRLRQGCRFFSSDAYLQPLMLGSTHLAVGWSTDLLPLLKRDPQTYGAVFPASGTALWLDLWVCGQAPDRPTLDWLNYWWQPEVAEQLSQFSDALSPRVSNLTGTLFQRYIPLADPTAFTKSEVLLPLDAATQKTYDTLWQEIFLTNS encoded by the coding sequence ATGCAGCGGCGGCAATTTTGTCAGGGGTTGTTTGCCTTGGGGGCGATCGCCCTCAGTGGTTGTCAAGCAAGTGCCAAGGGGGGGCTAACCGTTCATCTGCTGCGCAAATCCCTACCGCCTCAACTGATTCAGCGATTTCGTCAACAGGCGGGTGTGGGCGTTCATCTGCGCCTTCAGGAAACCCCCCAAGCCTTAGCCCATACCCTTGCAGCAGGCAATCTAGGCTCAGCCGTCCTTAGTCTCGGGGATGCTTGGTTACCAGAGGCGGTGGCAAAAGGGCAGATTGCTCCCATTCCCAAACAACTCATTCAAAATGGATTTGATTGGGCTGAACCATTGCAACCTTTTGTGAAGTTGATCAGCAAAGAGGATGCCCTCTGGGGTCTTCCCTATCGCTGGGGAGCTACCGCCCTCATTTATCGCCGCGATTTCTTTGCTGACTTGGGTTGGGAACCCAAAGATTGGGATGCTCTATGGCACCCCGCAGTGCAGGGGCACTACAGCCTCTTGAATACCCCCCGCGAAGTGATTGGCTTAACCCTGAAAGCCTTGGGGCGGTCCTACAATGCCCCACCCACCCACCCGCAGTTACGGGAGCGATTGTCTCGCCTGCGCCAAGGTTGCCGTTTCTTTAGTTCCGATGCCTACCTGCAACCGCTGATGCTGGGGAGTACGCACTTGGCAGTGGGTTGGTCAACGGATCTACTGCCGCTGCTGAAGCGCGATCCGCAGACCTATGGAGCAGTCTTCCCCGCCAGTGGCACGGCGCTTTGGCTGGATTTGTGGGTCTGTGGCCAAGCCCCCGATCGCCCCACCTTGGATTGGTTAAACTACTGGTGGCAGCCAGAGGTGGCTGAGCAACTCAGTCAATTTAGTGATGCGCTCTCGCCCCGCGTGAGTAATCTAACGGGCACCCTCTTTCAGCGCTATATCCCCCTCGCTGACCCCACCGCCTTTACCAAGAGTGAGGTATTGCTACCCCTTGATGCCGCGACCCAAAAGACCTATGACACCCTTTGGCAAGAGATTTTTCTGACCAATTCCTAA
- a CDS encoding pentapeptide repeat-containing protein, whose translation MNPQELLKRYASGERDFNRASLTNGEFINADLRGIILSRADMEWVNLSGANLSGAVLCGAEIVNAMLIKAELVDANLAGANLSRSDLSWANLTRANLSRAELSETTLRGTVLQGANLSRVDLANADLRGLTLDGVNLSGANLQGANLHGTNLKQANLTRVDLIQADVSNANLSGANLSGANLSGANLTAANLTGANLSRVDLTEVKLSEANLAKANLVGAELAKADLSSLELSEVNLSGANLSGANLSHTNLSRADLSGANLRGANLSHAKLVGTNLRGANLQGANLQGALLDNADLSQTDLRSANLSGLVFNGVKLRGANLSGANLRDVELTEANFSRADLVEANLSRARLVGANLSRATLSEANLSRATLSGATLSRATFSGSLLGTVDLSGVNLSGADLGDANLSGSNLSRADLTRVNLTAADMSGANLSEVDLRGTIMPDGRRRA comes from the coding sequence ATGAATCCCCAAGAGTTGTTAAAACGCTATGCCAGCGGTGAACGGGACTTCAATCGTGCCAGTTTGACAAATGGCGAGTTTATCAACGCCGATCTACGGGGGATTATTCTCTCCCGTGCCGACATGGAGTGGGTCAACCTGAGCGGAGCCAATCTCAGTGGTGCGGTGCTGTGTGGCGCAGAAATCGTCAATGCCATGCTCATCAAAGCAGAACTGGTGGATGCCAACCTCGCTGGGGCAAACTTGAGCCGCAGTGATCTCAGTTGGGCAAACCTGACGCGAGCCAATCTCAGCCGCGCTGAACTCAGTGAAACCACCCTGCGGGGAACGGTGCTTCAGGGAGCCAATCTCTCCCGTGTGGATTTGGCGAATGCGGATCTACGGGGACTGACACTCGACGGCGTTAACCTTTCGGGGGCAAATTTACAGGGCGCGAATTTGCATGGCACAAATCTAAAGCAGGCGAATCTGACCCGTGTAGATTTAATTCAGGCGGATGTCAGCAATGCCAATCTCAGTGGCGCGAACCTCAGCGGTGCGAACCTGAGTGGTGCTAATTTAACGGCGGCGAATCTCACGGGAGCCAATCTCAGCCGCGTTGATCTCACAGAAGTCAAGCTCAGTGAAGCCAACCTTGCCAAGGCCAATCTGGTGGGAGCTGAACTGGCAAAGGCAGACCTCTCGTCCCTAGAACTCTCTGAGGTTAACTTGAGTGGTGCCAATCTCAGTGGCGCGAATCTGAGTCATACCAACCTTAGTCGTGCGGATCTCAGTGGGGCGAATTTACGGGGCGCCAACCTCAGCCATGCCAAACTGGTGGGCACCAATCTGCGGGGGGCGAATCTCCAAGGGGCAAACTTGCAGGGGGCATTGCTGGACAATGCGGATTTGAGTCAAACGGATCTACGCAGTGCCAACCTCAGTGGCCTCGTCTTTAATGGCGTGAAGCTGCGGGGTGCCAATCTCAGTGGTGCCAATCTCCGCGACGTGGAGTTAACGGAAGCCAACTTTAGCCGTGCTGACTTGGTAGAAGCGAATCTCAGCCGTGCCCGCTTGGTGGGAGCCAACCTGAGTCGTGCTACCCTCTCAGAAGCGAATCTCAGCCGCGCCACCCTCAGTGGAGCCACCCTCAGCCGGGCAACGTTTAGCGGTAGCTTACTGGGAACCGTCGATCTCAGCGGTGTTAACTTGAGTGGGGCAGATTTAGGGGATGCCAACCTTTCCGGCTCTAACCTGTCGCGG
- a CDS encoding DegT/DnrJ/EryC1/StrS aminotransferase family protein, with amino-acid sequence MDTIPILDLKTQYQSLQADIDRAVARVLASGQFILGPEVQAFEEEVAAYLGVRHAVAVNSGTDALVISLRSLGIGAGDEVITTPFSFFATAEAISLVGAHPVFVDVKLDSFNLDPSKVAAAITPRTKAILPVHLFGRPAAMGAIVELAQAHGLAILEDCAQSFGARYCPPCENCQCTEVTQKTLAHQFTGAIGSMGAFSFFPTKNLGAYGDGGLITTNDDDLAERSRMLRVHGSRQRYHHEMIGYNSRLDSLQAAILRVKLPHIDRWNQERRRVAQTYNQALAGLETVVTPTVSPGHVFHQYTIRVLNGQRDALAAYLKAAGISSMIYYPIPQDHCPMYKGQSPPNPVSDRLAREVLSLPIWPELSDATIEHIAATIRQFFQNP; translated from the coding sequence ATGGATACCATCCCTATTCTTGATCTCAAAACCCAATATCAATCCCTGCAAGCAGACATCGATCGCGCAGTTGCCCGCGTACTGGCATCGGGTCAGTTTATTCTAGGACCAGAGGTACAAGCCTTTGAGGAAGAGGTGGCCGCCTATTTAGGGGTGCGCCATGCGGTGGCAGTCAATTCAGGGACAGATGCACTGGTGATTTCCCTGCGCAGTTTGGGAATAGGTGCTGGGGATGAGGTGATTACCACCCCCTTTTCGTTTTTTGCGACGGCAGAAGCAATTAGTTTAGTGGGGGCTCACCCGGTGTTTGTGGATGTGAAACTGGACTCCTTTAACCTTGATCCCAGTAAAGTTGCCGCAGCGATTACCCCCCGCACCAAGGCGATTTTGCCCGTGCATTTATTTGGGCGACCGGCAGCCATGGGAGCAATTGTGGAACTTGCTCAGGCTCATGGGTTAGCAATTCTTGAGGATTGTGCCCAGTCCTTTGGTGCCCGCTATTGCCCACCCTGTGAAAATTGTCAATGTACAGAGGTGACTCAAAAGACTTTAGCCCATCAATTCACGGGGGCGATCGGCAGCATGGGTGCCTTTTCTTTTTTCCCAACCAAGAACTTGGGTGCCTATGGTGATGGGGGGCTGATTACCACCAATGATGATGATTTAGCCGAGCGATCGCGCATGCTGCGGGTTCACGGCTCCCGTCAACGCTACCACCACGAAATGATTGGCTACAATTCTCGCTTGGACAGCCTACAGGCGGCAATTCTGCGGGTGAAGCTACCCCATATCGATCGCTGGAATCAAGAGCGACGGCGAGTCGCCCAAACCTATAACCAAGCCTTGGCGGGTCTTGAGACGGTGGTCACCCCAACAGTATCTCCGGGACATGTATTTCATCAATATACGATTCGGGTACTCAATGGCCAGCGGGACGCCCTTGCGGCTTACCTGAAGGCGGCTGGCATTAGTTCAATGATTTACTACCCGATTCCCCAAGATCACTGTCCAATGTATAAGGGGCAATCTCCACCCAATCCTGTGAGCGATCGCCTTGCTCGCGAGGTACTGAGCTTACCCATTTGGCCTGAGTTGAGCGATGCCACCATTGAGCATATTGCCGCAACCATTCGCCAGTTTTTTCAGAACCCTTAG
- a CDS encoding 2-hydroxyacid dehydrogenase yields the protein MKVAVFSAKSYDRQFLNAANAAQGHPHLLTYYDVLLRPQTASLAEGHNAVCGFVNDDLGVETLKRLAELGVRLVTLRCTGFNNVDLATAASLGITVTRVSTYSPYSVAEHTVGLILMLNRKLHRAYNRVRDDNFSLEGLMGFDLHGCTVGIIGTGKIGRIVAQIMAGFGCHLYGYDPYPSEAFREIGTYTTLETLLAASDIVTLHCPLVPENEHLINATTIAQMKRGVMLINTSRGKLVDTKAVIEGIKSGQIGYLGIDVYEEEDSLFFQDLSDTIIQDDTFQLLQSFPNVVITAHQAFFTRNALTDIARTTIENLTCFEQGLPLANEVEQM from the coding sequence ATGAAGGTTGCCGTTTTCAGTGCCAAATCCTACGATCGCCAGTTTTTGAATGCCGCCAATGCAGCGCAGGGGCACCCCCATCTCCTGACCTATTACGATGTGCTGCTGCGCCCTCAAACAGCCTCCTTGGCCGAGGGGCACAATGCCGTCTGTGGGTTTGTCAACGATGATTTGGGAGTGGAGACCCTAAAACGGCTGGCAGAGTTGGGAGTGCGTCTGGTGACACTGCGCTGTACGGGCTTCAACAATGTGGATTTGGCAACGGCGGCCAGCTTGGGCATCACAGTTACCCGCGTGAGTACTTATTCCCCCTATTCAGTGGCGGAGCATACGGTGGGGCTGATCCTGATGTTGAACCGCAAACTCCACCGTGCCTACAACCGTGTGCGCGATGACAATTTTTCCTTGGAGGGGCTGATGGGCTTTGACCTCCATGGTTGTACGGTCGGAATTATTGGCACGGGTAAAATTGGCCGTATTGTTGCTCAGATTATGGCTGGTTTTGGCTGCCACCTCTACGGCTATGATCCCTACCCTAGTGAAGCCTTTAGGGAGATTGGTACCTACACAACCCTAGAGACGCTGCTGGCGGCATCCGATATTGTGACGCTCCATTGCCCCTTGGTGCCCGAAAATGAACATCTGATCAATGCCACCACGATCGCCCAAATGAAGCGAGGGGTGATGTTAATCAATACCAGTCGCGGCAAACTGGTGGACACCAAAGCAGTGATTGAGGGCATTAAAAGCGGCCAAATCGGCTATCTGGGCATTGATGTCTATGAAGAGGAAGACTCCCTCTTTTTCCAAGATCTTTCGGACACGATTATCCAAGACGACACCTTTCAACTCCTGCAATCCTTCCCCAATGTGGTGATTACTGCTCACCAAGCCTTCTTTACCCGCAATGCCCTCACGGATATTGCCCGTACGACAATTGAAAATCTGACCTGTTTTGAGCAAGGCCTGCCCCTAGCAAACGAAGTGGAACAGATGTAA